The Candidatus Polarisedimenticolia bacterium DNA window CCCCGCAGTTCAAGGTGCTGACGGCGTGCCGCATGCAGGGTTCTCGCAGACCTGTCGGGCGTAGGAAATCTCGGTTTGCTGAAGTCTTAAGAAGCTCCACGTCCCAGCTGCATGCCGCAACGCAACTCTTGGCTGGTTGAGCTGCGGGCCGCGAGCGCCAGCGGGCTCTGCTTCAGCACGACCCTGTCGCGCCCCGTGGCTGGTTGGGCTGCGGGGTGCGAACTATTGGATGGACCACCAAGACTGAACGCCGCGCACCCCGTCAGTCCTAGGCAGCCTTACTTGGCAAGAGAGTTCGAGACATGGCAGGAAGTGCGGCAGCAGAACTGCGCAGGCCGCTCAAGCCTCATCTTGCTGATACCGCGCCGCTTGTGCCACAATTCCCGACCATCATGATCACGGCGGGGCGAGTGGGCGCGGCGCGTGCACGCAGGCGGCGGATCCCTTGGGCCGCGGTGCTCGTCCTGCCGGCAATCCTCCTGTTTTCCTGCTCCCGCAACGGTCCGTCCACCTACCAGGGTTACGTCGAGGGAGAGTTCGTCCACGTCGCCTCGGGCGTCGGCGGACGCCTGGAGCACCTTTCCGTGGAGCGCGGACAGAAGGTGGAAGCGAAGGCGGCGCTGTTCGATCTCGAGTCGGACCAGGAGCAGGCCGCGGTGCGCCAGGCCGACGAGGCGCTGAGCGCCGCCGGCTCGCAGCTGGCCGACCTGGGAAAGGGGAGGCGCCGCCAGGAGATCGAGGTCAGCCAGTCGCAGCTCGAGCAGGCCAGAGCGGCGGAGCGCCAGTCGGCCTCGCAGCTCGAGCGCGACGAAGCGCAATTCGCGGCGGGCGGCATCTCCCGCATGCAGCTGGACGAGATCCGGGCGAAGCACGACGTCGACGCGGCCCGCGTCCGCGAGCTTTCCGGCCGGATCCAGGTCGAGGAGCTGACCGCGCGGCCCGATCAGATCCGCGCGCAGAGCTCGCAGGTGGCGGCGGCGCAGGCGGCGCGCGACCAGGCGCAATGGCGTCTCGACCAGAAGCACGTCGTCGCGGAGCAGGCGGGCGTCATCGTCGACACGCTCTTCCGCGAAGGGGAGTGGGTGCCGGCGGGCGCTCCCGTCATCCGCATGCTCCCGCCGGCCAACGTCAAGCTCCGCTTCTTCGTCCCGGAGGGGAGACTGAAGGACTTTCCCGTGGGACGCGAGGTTGCAGTGAGCTGCGACGGGTGCGACGCCGGCATCACGGCCGCCGTGAGCTACGTCGCCACCGACCCGGAGTTCACCCCCCCGGTCATCTACAGCAACGAGAACCGCGCCAAGCTGGTCTTCATGATCGAGGCGCGACCCGCCCCGGACCGCGCCGCGCTGCTGCGACCCGGACAGCCGGTCGAGATCACTCTCCGGTGAGCGCTCCCGTGGACCCGGATTATTCGATCGATGTCCACGGCCTGAACAAGAGCTTCGGCGACAAGCACGTCGTCATCGACGTGTCGCTGCGCGTGCGGCGCGGGGAGATCTTCGGCTTCCTGGGTCCCAACGGCAGCGGCAAGACGACGACAATCCGCATGATGTGCGGCCTGCTCACTCCCGATTCCGGATCGGGCACCTGCCTCGGCTTCGACATCCTCAAAGAGCAGGACCAGATCAAGCGAAAAGTCGGCTACATGACGCAGCGCTTCTCCTTCTGGGAGGATCTGTCGATCCGGGAGAATCTCGATTTCGTGGCGCGCGTCTACGAGATGCGCGACCGCCGCCGGGCGGTGGACGAGGCAATCGAAGGGCTCGGACTGGGCTCGCGCGCCACGCAGCTGGCGGGATCGCTCTCGGGCGGCTGGAAGCAGCGCCTGGCCCTGGCTGCCTGCATGCTGCACCGGCCGGAGCTGTTGCTCCTGGACGAGCCGACCGCGGGGGTGGACCCGAAGGCGCGGCGCGACTTCTGGGACGAGCTGCACCACCTGGCGGCCCGCGGCATCTCCGTATTGGTGAGCACTCATTACATGGACGAGGCGGAGCGCTGCCACAAGCTGGCCTATATCGCCTACGGCCGGTTGATGGCGCAGGGGACCGCCGCGGAGATCGTTGCGGGGCAGGGGCTCACCACCTGGATCGTCACCGGCGGGGACATGGCGGCGATGGGCGAGAAGCTGCGCGGCCGACCCGGGGTCGAGCAGATCGCCGTCTTCGGGGCGGCGCTGCACGTGACCGGCAGGGACGCCGAGGCGCTCGAGGCGACGCTGCGGCGCGAGACGGAAGGCTCCTCTCTGCACATCGCCCGCTCCGAGGTCGGGCTCGAGGATGTCTTCATCCATCTGATGCGCAGCTCCTCCGATAATTTCGGGGCCGTCGCGTGAGGCGCTTCTCCTTCGCGCGCTTCCGGGGGATCGTCCGCAAGGAATTCCTGCAGCTGCGCCGCGACCGCCTCACCTTCGGGATGATCATCGGCGTGCCGATCCTGCAGCTGATCCTGTTCGGCTACGCCATCAACACCGACCCGAAGCGGCTGCCCACCGCGATCATCTCGGCCGATCACAGCGAGTTCACCCGCAGCTACCTGGCGGCCATGGCGAACAGCGACTACTTCGCCTTGAAAAAGGAGCTGCCCGACCAGGAGGCGGGGCGCGCGGCGCTGGCGCGTGGCGACGTGCAGTTCGTCCTGAACATCCCGGCCGGCTTCACGCGCGACCTGCTGCGCGGCGAGCGTCCGGCGCTGCTGCTGGAGGCCGACGGCACCGACCCTTCCGCCTTGGGATCGGCCATCGCGGCGACGCGCGATCTCGTCTCCTCGGTGGCGGCCAAGGACCTCTCCGGCCCGCTCGCCTCGCTGGCGCAGGGCCTCCCCCCCTTCGAGGTGCGGCTGCACAAGCTCTACAATCCCGAGGCGATCACGCAGCGCAACATCGTGCCGGGTCTGATGGGGGTCATCCTGACGATGACCATGGTGATGATGACGGGCCTCGCGATGACCCGCGAGCGCGAGCGCGGCACGATGGAAAACCTCCTGGCGACCCCGGCCCGCCCGCTCGAGGTGATGACCGGGAAAATCCTTCCCTACATCGCCATCGGCCTGATCCAGGCGACCATCATCCTGGTGGCGGCGCGCTACGTCTTCGGCGTGCCGATCGTCGGAAGCCTGGTGTCGTTGTATATCGTGGCGCTGGTGTTCATCGCGGCACAGCTCACGGTCGGCATCACCCTCTCGTCGATCGCGCAGAACCAGCTGCAGGCGATGCAGCTGACCTTCTTCTATTTCCTGCCCAACATGCTGCTGTCGGGTTTCATGTTCCCGTTCCAGGGAATGCCGGCCTGGGCGCGCGGAATCGGGAGCCTCATCCCTTTGACCTATTTCAACAGGCTGGTGCGCGGCGTCCTGCTGAAGGGAAATGGCTGGTCCGATCTCTGGCCGAACCTGTGGCCGCTGATGGTCTTCACGGTGGTGGTGATGTCGTTCGCCTTGCGCGTCTATCGCAAGACGCTGGATTGAGATGAGGACCACGCTCTCGGCTGTTCTGATCGCGTTGATGGTCGGATGCGCCGCCGGCCCCGATTTCCATTCGCCCGACCCGCCGGCGGTCGGGCGTTACACCGCCGGGGAGCAACCCAGCGAAACGGCGTCGGCCGACGCCCCGGGCGGACAGGCGCAGCGCTTCGTGGAGCGCGATCTCCCGGCCGAGTGGTGGAAGCTGTTCCAGTCCGACAAGCTCGATGCCCTCGTTCGCCAGGCCCTCGGTGACTCGCCGCGCCTCGTCCAGGCGCAATCGAAGCTGGTCAAGGCGCAGCAGGACCTGCGCGCGCGCCGCGGCGCGACACAGTTTCCAAAGGTCGATGCGCGGCTGTCCGGCACCCGGGTCGACGTCAATCCCGAGTCCTTTGACGTGCCGCAGCTGCCGATCGACACTCCTTTCACCCTTTACGACGCCTCCGTGACCGTCTCCTACACGCTCGATCTGTTCGGCAAGAGCCGCCGCGAGCTGGAGGGGCTGCAGGCGCGTGTCGATTACCAGGGCTTCGAGCTGGAGGCGGCGCGCCTGACGCTGGCCGGCAACGTGGCGACCGCCGCAATCCAGGCAGCTTCTCTGCGGGATCAAATTGCAGCGACCGAGGGGATCGTCGCCCTCCAGGAGCGCCGCATCGGGATCCTCGAGCGTCGCGAGCAAGCTGGGGGAGTCGCGAAAATCGACGTGGTGACGCAGCGCGGCGAGCTGGCCAAGACCCGCGCCTCGCTTCCTCCCCTGCGCGAGCGTCTGGAGCAGACCCGCAACCGGCTCGCGGTCTACCTCGGCCAGCTGCCGGGCGAGGCGGAGCTCCCCGAGCTGGGGCTGTCCGACCTGCAGCTTCCCTCCGAGCTGCCGCTGAGCCTTCCCTCGGAGCTGGTGCGCCGCCGGCCCGACATCCGGGCCGCCGAGGCGCTGCTCCACGAGGCGAGCGCCCAGGTCGGGGTGGCGACCGCGAACTTCTATCCGCAGATCATCATCTCCGGTGTCGGAGGCTCGCTGGCCACGGCGCTGTCGAGCCTGTTCAGCAGCGGCACCGGCTTCTATCTCCTGGGGGCGACCCTGGTCCAGAAGCTCTTCCACGGCGGCGAGCTCAAGGCGCAGAAGCGCTCCGCCGTGGCCGCGTTCGAGCAGGCGGGCGGGGTTTACCGCGAAGTGGTGCTGGAAGGGTTCCAGGACGTGGCGGACACCCTGGCGGCGCTCGACCAGGATGCCCAGGCGCTGCGCGACCGCGCTGAGGCGGCGAGTCTCGCGAAGACCGCCTTCGAGATAAACACGAAGCGATTCGAGGCGGGGGGGATCAGCACCCTCGATCTGCTCGATTCGGAGCGGCAATCCCTGGCCGCCTCGCTCGATCAGACCCGGGCGCTCGCCGATCGCTTCGCCGATTCGGCGGCGCTGTTCCAGGCGCTGGGAGGTGGCTGGTGGTCGGCACAGCCTCCTGCCGGCGCCACCTCCAGCCCAACCGTTCCGCAGAGCCAGCCATGAGGGCCCCGGACTTGGCGTGAGCGAGTGCGAGCGAGCATCGGCTGCCTCGTCTCGGAAAAGACGAGGGCCCCGAAGCTCGAGCTCCGGAGCCCACGTCTGCTTGATTCGAAGCGTTCAATCGAGCAGCTGGTTGCCCGCGTCGCTGAGGCCGCCGGTGGTGCCGAAGAGGACGTTGACCACCCCGGAATCGCTGCGATCAACGGAAGCTTCCTCGCCGGGGACTCCGATCGCCAGGTCGCAGATCGAGCCTCCGTTGAAAAATCCGGTCACCAGAGCCACTCCCATCCCATCGTAGGCCTCCGCGGTGTCGAGGATCCCCGGGCTGCTCTGGGAAAAGACCTGGTCGCCGGTGCTGCGGAGTCCGCTGCCACCTCCGTACAGGATGCTGATCATTCCCTGGGCGTTCCCCGTGTCTGAATTGTTCTCGCCGCAGGAACCCACCGCAAGGTCGCTGTAGCCATCGTGATTGAAGTCGCCCGCTGCAACGCTGCAACCCATCCGGTCGTCCGCGTCGAGGCTTCCCTCCAGGTCCGAGCTTTCTCCCTGGTTCCAGGCCTGGTTCCCCGAGGCAGACAGGCCGCTGGAGCTGCCATAGAGGATGCTCACAATGCCGGCGTTCTCGGTGTCGACGACGTCCTCGCCGGGGACGCCGATGGCGGCATCGTCGCGCCCGTCGCCGTCGAAATCTCCTGCCGCCAGCGACGAGCCGAAGAAGTCTCCGGTCTCGGCAACCATCGCCACCTCGATGCTGCCCTCGGTAGTGTCCTGGTGCCAGACCTTGGCGCCGGTGGACAGCAGGCCAGTGGACGTTCCGTACAGCACGACGATCATGCCGGCGTCGATCGCATCGTCGATGTCCTCCGTGGGCGAGCCGATGAGCAGATCGTCTCGCAGATCATGATTGAAGTCGCCGGTAGCGAGCACGGCGCCGAAGAGGTCGCCGCTCTCCGAGGAGATCGAAAGACCCAGGCCATCTTGATACCAACGCTGGTTGCCGGTCGAGGTGAGCCCGCCGGAGGAGCCGTAGAGGATCGTCACGGCCCCGGCATTGTAAGTTCCCGAGTTGATCCCGTCTCCCGGTGAGCCGATGGCCAGATCGGCGTAGCCGTCATGGTCGAAATCGCCCGAGGCCAGCGCGGCGCCGAACCGGTCGGCCAGCTCCGCGACACCCTGGACCCCGCTGGAATCCTGATGCCATCGCTGGTCCGCCGCCGCCGACAGGCCCGCGGAGGAACCGAACAGGATGGATACGGCCCCCGCCTCTCTGGCGCCGTTGATCGAATCGCCCGGAGCGCCGATTGCCAGGTCGTCGAAATGATCTCCGTTGAAATCTCCCACGGCCAGGGCGCTGCCGAAGCGGTCTCCCGCCTCGGGCGTGCCGTCCAGGCCATTGGCGCCCTGCCACCAGGTCTGATTGGGAGCGGAGCCGAAGCCGCTGGAAGAGCCGAGATAGATTTCCACCTCTCCCGAGTCGTAAACGCTTCCTGAGTCCTCCCCCGGCACGCCGATGGCGAGGTCGTCGATACCGTCGAGATTGAAGTCGCCGCGCGCCAGGCTGCTGCCGCGCGCGAGTCCCTGCTGCGCCATCAGGAGAAGGTTCGGCGAGGTCGGCCCCAGGCTGGTGAGCTTGCCGGAGGTGGCATGGCCGACGAGCGCCGCTTCCACCTCGCGCGGCAACGCCGCCGGATGCGCCGCCAGGTACAAAGCCGCCGCGCCCGCCACGTGAGGAGCCGCCATGGAGGTTCCCGACTTTGTCGCGGTCGAGGAGGTACCGAGATTTCCGGCGGATAGGATCGAAACTCCGGGAGCATAGAGGTCGAGGCAGAGGCCGAAATTCGAGTCGCTCGCCTGCGTGTCGTTCTTACTCACCGATCCCACCACAATGATCTGGCTGACATCGGCTAATGCGAATTGACATGCGTATTGTGAGTAGTTTCCCGCCGCGACGACCACGGTCACTCCGGAGGCCGCCAGGTTCCTGACCGCCGTGTCGACCGTGGCGCTTGGGACCGCATATTCGATGCTCATGTTCGCGACGGCGGGATTGATGTGATGCTCGGCGACCCAGTCCATGGCCAGGATGTGCTCCTCGCTGGTCCCGTGACCGCCGCAATCGAGAACGCGCATGTTGTGGAACATGACATCCTTCGCCACGCCGTAGGTCTCGCCCCCCAGGATCCCGGCAACGTGGGTTCCATGCCCCGTGCAGAGGTCCTCGGTTCCGGTCAGGTCGCCGACGAAGTCTTTCTTCTCGATCACCCGTCCGGAGAACTCGCTGTGTGACGAATAGATTCCGGTATCGAAGACATAGGCATGCACCCCCGCCGCTCCCTCGGGATAGTGGTAGGTCCTGTCGAGCGGAAGATTCCGCTGGTCGATCCGGTCCAGCCCCCAGACTGAGCTGGTTACCGTTTCGGTTCCGG harbors:
- a CDS encoding HlyD family efflux transporter periplasmic adaptor subunit; the encoded protein is MLVLPAILLFSCSRNGPSTYQGYVEGEFVHVASGVGGRLEHLSVERGQKVEAKAALFDLESDQEQAAVRQADEALSAAGSQLADLGKGRRRQEIEVSQSQLEQARAAERQSASQLERDEAQFAAGGISRMQLDEIRAKHDVDAARVRELSGRIQVEELTARPDQIRAQSSQVAAAQAARDQAQWRLDQKHVVAEQAGVIVDTLFREGEWVPAGAPVIRMLPPANVKLRFFVPEGRLKDFPVGREVAVSCDGCDAGITAAVSYVATDPEFTPPVIYSNENRAKLVFMIEARPAPDRAALLRPGQPVEITLR
- a CDS encoding ABC transporter ATP-binding protein, with protein sequence MSAPVDPDYSIDVHGLNKSFGDKHVVIDVSLRVRRGEIFGFLGPNGSGKTTTIRMMCGLLTPDSGSGTCLGFDILKEQDQIKRKVGYMTQRFSFWEDLSIRENLDFVARVYEMRDRRRAVDEAIEGLGLGSRATQLAGSLSGGWKQRLALAACMLHRPELLLLDEPTAGVDPKARRDFWDELHHLAARGISVLVSTHYMDEAERCHKLAYIAYGRLMAQGTAAEIVAGQGLTTWIVTGGDMAAMGEKLRGRPGVEQIAVFGAALHVTGRDAEALEATLRRETEGSSLHIARSEVGLEDVFIHLMRSSSDNFGAVA
- a CDS encoding ABC transporter permease — encoded protein: MRRFSFARFRGIVRKEFLQLRRDRLTFGMIIGVPILQLILFGYAINTDPKRLPTAIISADHSEFTRSYLAAMANSDYFALKKELPDQEAGRAALARGDVQFVLNIPAGFTRDLLRGERPALLLEADGTDPSALGSAIAATRDLVSSVAAKDLSGPLASLAQGLPPFEVRLHKLYNPEAITQRNIVPGLMGVILTMTMVMMTGLAMTRERERGTMENLLATPARPLEVMTGKILPYIAIGLIQATIILVAARYVFGVPIVGSLVSLYIVALVFIAAQLTVGITLSSIAQNQLQAMQLTFFYFLPNMLLSGFMFPFQGMPAWARGIGSLIPLTYFNRLVRGVLLKGNGWSDLWPNLWPLMVFTVVVMSFALRVYRKTLD
- a CDS encoding efflux transporter outer membrane subunit, which translates into the protein MRTTLSAVLIALMVGCAAGPDFHSPDPPAVGRYTAGEQPSETASADAPGGQAQRFVERDLPAEWWKLFQSDKLDALVRQALGDSPRLVQAQSKLVKAQQDLRARRGATQFPKVDARLSGTRVDVNPESFDVPQLPIDTPFTLYDASVTVSYTLDLFGKSRRELEGLQARVDYQGFELEAARLTLAGNVATAAIQAASLRDQIAATEGIVALQERRIGILERREQAGGVAKIDVVTQRGELAKTRASLPPLRERLEQTRNRLAVYLGQLPGEAELPELGLSDLQLPSELPLSLPSELVRRRPDIRAAEALLHEASAQVGVATANFYPQIIISGVGGSLATALSSLFSSGTGFYLLGATLVQKLFHGGELKAQKRSAVAAFEQAGGVYREVVLEGFQDVADTLAALDQDAQALRDRAEAASLAKTAFEINTKRFEAGGISTLDLLDSERQSLAASLDQTRALADRFADSAALFQALGGGWWSAQPPAGATSSPTVPQSQP
- a CDS encoding S8 family serine peptidase, whose translation is MIEHREPRRSLLSSSQFLVLFSCLGVLTLALGGDLPMASPADAAAVASPVRPFARADNVAPDRYIVVLRDEALQGKPGEPRLTSEGLGEKMSREVGGQIHRSFERVLKGFSATLDSHALEAMRKRPEVLLVEPVIRSEAAGTETVTSSVWGLDRIDQRNLPLDRTYHYPEGAAGVHAYVFDTGIYSSHSEFSGRVIEKKDFVGDLTGTEDLCTGHGTHVAGILGGETYGVAKDVMFHNMRVLDCGGHGTSEEHILAMDWVAEHHINPAVANMSIEYAVPSATVDTAVRNLAASGVTVVVAAGNYSQYACQFALADVSQIIVVGSVSKNDTQASDSNFGLCLDLYAPGVSILSAGNLGTSSTATKSGTSMAAPHVAGAAALYLAAHPAALPREVEAALVGHATSGKLTSLGPTSPNLLLMAQQGLARGSSLARGDFNLDGIDDLAIGVPGEDSGSVYDSGEVEIYLGSSSGFGSAPNQTWWQGANGLDGTPEAGDRFGSALAVGDFNGDHFDDLAIGAPGDSINGAREAGAVSILFGSSAGLSAAADQRWHQDSSGVQGVAELADRFGAALASGDFDHDGYADLAIGSPGDGINSGTYNAGAVTILYGSSGGLTSTGNQRWYQDGLGLSISSESGDLFGAVLATGDFNHDLRDDLLIGSPTEDIDDAIDAGMIVVLYGTSTGLLSTGAKVWHQDTTEGSIEVAMVAETGDFFGSSLAAGDFDGDGRDDAAIGVPGEDVVDTENAGIVSILYGSSSGLSASGNQAWNQGESSDLEGSLDADDRMGCSVAAGDFNHDGYSDLAVGSCGENNSDTGNAQGMISILYGGGSGLRSTGDQVFSQSSPGILDTAEAYDGMGVALVTGFFNGGSICDLAIGVPGEEASVDRSDSGVVNVLFGTTGGLSDAGNQLLD